Proteins encoded by one window of Nicotiana tabacum cultivar K326 chromosome 10, ASM71507v2, whole genome shotgun sequence:
- the LOC107819984 gene encoding putative anion transporter 4, chloroplastic isoform X1 has translation MNSPATLRCHSPISTFRKPNYSGRRLVCNVKLPSNCKFSSNHNCFKSFTANRSEFAAHQSIGYWRIGGASSNDAQSVEESFGEFITSERVKVVAMLGLSLALCNADRVVMSVAIVPLSLSHGWRQSFAGVVQSSFLWGYLISPIAGGTLVDYYGGKLVMAWGVALWSMATLLTPWAAEASLWALLAMRMLLGVAEGVALPCMNNMIARWFPPTERSRAVGLAMAGFQLGSAIGLTLSPILMSQGGLFGPFVIFGLSGFLWVLVWVSATSSTPEQSRQISIHELRYIQNKGQIRSVVEGKSKTSKGIPPFRRLLSKLPTWSIIVANAMHSWGFFVILSWMPIYFKTIYHVDLRQAAWFSAVPWSMMALTGYFAGVLSDMMIQRGISVTLTRKVMQSIGFFGPGFALIGLTMAPSPSMASAWLTLAVGLKAFSHCGFLVNLQEISPQYSGVLHGLSNTAGTFAAIIGTVGAGFFVELVGSFKGFLLLTAFMYFSAAVFWNIFSTGLRVNFDDST, from the exons ATGAATTCTCCGGCGACTCTCCGATGTCACAGCCCTATTTCAACCTTCAGGAAACCTAATTACTCTGGCAGACGATTAGTATGCAACGTGAAGTTGCCTTCAAACTGCAAATTCTCGTCGAACCACAACTGTTTCAAATCGTTTACTGCTAACAGAAGCGAGTTTGCAGCTCATCAGAGTATTGGGTATTGGAGAATAGGAGGAGCGTCTTCAAATGATGCTCAATCAGTCGAAGAGAGCTTTGGGGAGTTCATCACATCGGAGAGAGTGAAAGTAGTGGCAATGTTAGGCTTGTCTTTGGCTTTATGTAACGCCGATCGAGTTGTTATGTCTGTCGCTATTGTTCCCCTATCCCTTTCTCATGGTTGGCGTCAATCTTTTGCTGGCGTGGTTCAG TCATCATTTCTCTGGGGATACTTGATCTCGCCAATAGCTGGGGGAACTCTGGTGGATTACTATGGAGGTAAGTTAGTCATGGCATGGGGTGTGGCTTTGTGGTCCATGGCCACACTTCTAACTCCTTGGGCAGCAGAAGCATCGTTATGGGCATTACTTGCCATGCGGATGCTGCTGGGTGTTGCAGAAGGGGTAGCTCTTCCTTGCATGAACAATATGATTGCAAG ATGGTTTCCTCCTACTGAGCGCTCGAGGGCTGTCGGACTTGCCATGGCTGGTTTTCAGCTTGGAAGTGCTATTGGGCTTACCCTTTCTCCTATTCTTATGTCACAAGGTGGTCTATTTGGACCATTTGTGATATTTGGCTTGTCCGGATTCCTATGGGTTTTGGTTTGGGTTTCTGCTACTTCTAGTACTCCTGAACAAAGTCGGCAGATATCCATTCATGAGTTGAGGTATATACAGAACAAGGGGCAGATCCGCTCTGTAGTTGAGGGTAAATCAAAGACAAGCAAAGGGATCCCTCCTTTCAGGCGTTTACTCTCCAAGCTACCGACATGGTCTATAATTGTTGCAAATGCCATGCATAGCTGG GGATTCTTTGTTATACTATCATGGATGCCCATTTACTTTAAAACT ATATATCATGTTGATCTTAGACAAGCAGCATGGTTTAGTGCTGTTCCGTGGAGTATGATGGCATTGACTGGCTATTTTGCTGGTGTTCTGTCAGACATGATGATCCAAAGAGGCATAAGTGTGACCCTAACCCGGAAAGTTATGCAG TCAATTGGGTTTTTTGGCCCTGGTTTTGCCCTCATTGGTTTAACTATGGCACCAAGTCCCTCCATGGCATCTGCTTGGCTTACTTTAGCTGTAGGGCTGAAAGCATTTAGTCATTGTGGCTTCCTTGTCAACCTTCAG GAGATTTCACCACAATATTCTGGCGTTCTCCACG GTCTATCAAACACTGCTGGTACTTTTGCTGCGATAATTGGAACTGTTGGTGCTGGATTCTTTGTTGAACTGGTGGGATCATTCAAGGGATTTTTGCTGCTTACTGCATTCATGTATTTTTCTGCTGCCGTCTTCTGGAATATATTTTCTACAGGGTTGAGAGTAAACTTTGATGATTCCACTTAG
- the LOC107819984 gene encoding putative anion transporter 4, chloroplastic isoform X2: MAWGVALWSMATLLTPWAAEASLWALLAMRMLLGVAEGVALPCMNNMIARWFPPTERSRAVGLAMAGFQLGSAIGLTLSPILMSQGGLFGPFVIFGLSGFLWVLVWVSATSSTPEQSRQISIHELRYIQNKGQIRSVVEGKSKTSKGIPPFRRLLSKLPTWSIIVANAMHSWGFFVILSWMPIYFKTIYHVDLRQAAWFSAVPWSMMALTGYFAGVLSDMMIQRGISVTLTRKVMQSIGFFGPGFALIGLTMAPSPSMASAWLTLAVGLKAFSHCGFLVNLQEISPQYSGVLHGLSNTAGTFAAIIGTVGAGFFVELVGSFKGFLLLTAFMYFSAAVFWNIFSTGLRVNFDDST; encoded by the exons ATGGCATGGGGTGTGGCTTTGTGGTCCATGGCCACACTTCTAACTCCTTGGGCAGCAGAAGCATCGTTATGGGCATTACTTGCCATGCGGATGCTGCTGGGTGTTGCAGAAGGGGTAGCTCTTCCTTGCATGAACAATATGATTGCAAG ATGGTTTCCTCCTACTGAGCGCTCGAGGGCTGTCGGACTTGCCATGGCTGGTTTTCAGCTTGGAAGTGCTATTGGGCTTACCCTTTCTCCTATTCTTATGTCACAAGGTGGTCTATTTGGACCATTTGTGATATTTGGCTTGTCCGGATTCCTATGGGTTTTGGTTTGGGTTTCTGCTACTTCTAGTACTCCTGAACAAAGTCGGCAGATATCCATTCATGAGTTGAGGTATATACAGAACAAGGGGCAGATCCGCTCTGTAGTTGAGGGTAAATCAAAGACAAGCAAAGGGATCCCTCCTTTCAGGCGTTTACTCTCCAAGCTACCGACATGGTCTATAATTGTTGCAAATGCCATGCATAGCTGG GGATTCTTTGTTATACTATCATGGATGCCCATTTACTTTAAAACT ATATATCATGTTGATCTTAGACAAGCAGCATGGTTTAGTGCTGTTCCGTGGAGTATGATGGCATTGACTGGCTATTTTGCTGGTGTTCTGTCAGACATGATGATCCAAAGAGGCATAAGTGTGACCCTAACCCGGAAAGTTATGCAG TCAATTGGGTTTTTTGGCCCTGGTTTTGCCCTCATTGGTTTAACTATGGCACCAAGTCCCTCCATGGCATCTGCTTGGCTTACTTTAGCTGTAGGGCTGAAAGCATTTAGTCATTGTGGCTTCCTTGTCAACCTTCAG GAGATTTCACCACAATATTCTGGCGTTCTCCACG GTCTATCAAACACTGCTGGTACTTTTGCTGCGATAATTGGAACTGTTGGTGCTGGATTCTTTGTTGAACTGGTGGGATCATTCAAGGGATTTTTGCTGCTTACTGCATTCATGTATTTTTCTGCTGCCGTCTTCTGGAATATATTTTCTACAGGGTTGAGAGTAAACTTTGATGATTCCACTTAG